One Oscillospiraceae bacterium genomic region harbors:
- a CDS encoding NAD(P)H-dependent oxidoreductase subunit E yields MAHISEAGVAKILEICQRYANEKTPLMMILSDIQNEYGYIPLDVQQIVSDQTGISVAEIYGVVTFYSFFSLEPKGKYVIGCCMGTACYVKGAQLVMDKFSEILGIAPGETTADGLFTIDALRCIGACGIAPAVTINGKVYPKLSVDQVPGIVAEYKALGGAI; encoded by the coding sequence ATGGCGCACATTAGTGAGGCAGGTGTAGCAAAGATTTTGGAAATCTGCCAAAGATACGCAAACGAAAAAACTCCCCTGATGATGATTTTAAGTGACATTCAGAATGAATACGGATATATTCCTCTGGATGTGCAGCAGATTGTGTCGGATCAAACCGGCATTTCGGTTGCAGAGATTTACGGTGTGGTAACCTTCTATTCTTTCTTTTCGTTAGAACCGAAAGGAAAATACGTCATCGGTTGTTGTATGGGTACCGCTTGTTATGTAAAAGGTGCTCAGCTGGTAATGGACAAATTTTCCGAAATCTTGGGTATTGCTCCCGGGGAAACCACCGCTGACGGATTATTTACCATTGACGCTTTAAGATGTATCGGTGCCTGCGGGATTGCGCCTGCGGTAACTATCAACGGAAAAGTGTATCCCAAGCTGTCTGTGGATCAGGTTCCCGGCATTGTGGCAGAATACAAAGCTTTAGGAGGTGCCATCTGA
- the nuoF gene encoding NADH-quinone oxidoreductase subunit NuoF, translated as MKTFAELDAKICSCTEALKGKIDGADGKRAILLCGGTGCLSSNSMDIKAKFEQLIADNNMGDKVTCNIVGCFGFCSQGPFVKIFPEDTLYRLVKVDDVEEIFEKDIKNGEIVERLLYIEPLTGEKVAKQEDINFYKKQKRIALHGCGVINPEDINEAMGEGAFLGLKRALSMSQKEVIDEVLASGLRGRGGAGFPSGRKWSFAYANEADQKYVVCNGDEGDPGAFMDRSILEGNPFAVLEGMMIAGYAIGATEGYFYVRAEYPIAVARLRNAIKQMNEAGILGENIMGSGFSFQAHIRLGAGAFVCGEETALLNSIEGKRGMPRPRPPFPAVKGLWGKPTIVNNVETLACVPYILREGAEKFAECGTEKSKGTKVFALGGKVNNVGLVEIPMGTTLRELIYDIGGGIPNGKEFKAIQTGGPSGGCLTKEALDEPIDFDNLVAKGSMMGSGGAIVMDEDNCMVDVAKFYMEFICDESCGKCSPCRIGTKRMLEILTRITEGNGTMQDLEELEELGKTVKANSLCALGQTAANPIISTLTHFKDEYLAHIVDKQCPAKVCKKLIQYTIVQDNCFGCGMCAKACPVGCIEQTDYTAPGKKLKSYQIDASKCVKCGACLATCKFKAIIQK; from the coding sequence ATGAAAACATTTGCAGAATTAGATGCTAAAATTTGCAGCTGTACCGAAGCATTAAAAGGTAAAATAGACGGTGCTGACGGAAAACGTGCCATTCTGCTTTGTGGCGGTACCGGATGTTTGTCCTCCAATTCTATGGACATCAAAGCAAAATTTGAACAGTTGATTGCTGATAATAATATGGGTGACAAGGTAACCTGCAACATCGTTGGATGTTTCGGATTCTGTTCCCAGGGACCTTTCGTGAAAATTTTCCCCGAAGACACTCTGTACCGTTTGGTAAAGGTAGACGACGTGGAAGAAATCTTTGAAAAAGATATCAAAAACGGCGAAATCGTGGAACGCCTGCTTTACATAGAACCCTTAACCGGCGAAAAAGTGGCAAAACAGGAAGATATCAATTTCTATAAAAAACAAAAACGTATTGCATTGCACGGTTGCGGTGTTATCAATCCCGAAGACATCAACGAAGCAATGGGCGAAGGCGCATTTTTGGGATTGAAGAGAGCTTTGTCTATGAGCCAGAAAGAAGTCATTGACGAAGTGTTGGCATCCGGTCTTCGCGGACGTGGGGGAGCAGGGTTCCCCTCCGGACGTAAATGGAGTTTTGCGTATGCCAACGAAGCAGACCAGAAATATGTGGTTTGTAATGGTGACGAAGGTGACCCGGGTGCATTTATGGACCGTTCCATTTTAGAAGGAAATCCCTTTGCAGTGTTGGAAGGGATGATGATTGCAGGGTATGCCATCGGTGCCACTGAAGGTTATTTCTATGTGCGTGCAGAATATCCTATTGCCGTTGCACGTTTGAGAAATGCTATCAAGCAGATGAACGAAGCCGGTATTTTAGGCGAAAATATTATGGGAAGCGGTTTTAGCTTCCAGGCACATATCCGTTTGGGTGCAGGTGCCTTTGTATGTGGGGAAGAAACTGCTCTTTTAAATTCCATCGAAGGAAAACGCGGTATGCCTCGTCCCCGTCCTCCGTTCCCGGCGGTAAAAGGTTTATGGGGAAAACCCACCATTGTAAATAACGTGGAAACATTGGCATGTGTGCCTTATATTTTAAGAGAGGGTGCCGAAAAGTTTGCAGAATGCGGTACCGAAAAATCCAAAGGTACCAAAGTGTTTGCCTTGGGCGGTAAAGTAAATAACGTAGGGTTGGTGGAAATTCCTATGGGTACCACCTTACGGGAACTGATTTATGATATCGGTGGCGGTATTCCGAACGGGAAAGAATTTAAAGCAATTCAGACCGGCGGTCCCTCCGGCGGATGTCTGACCAAAGAAGCCCTGGACGAACCCATTGATTTTGATAACTTAGTAGCAAAAGGCTCCATGATGGGTTCCGGCGGTGCTATCGTTATGGATGAAGATAACTGTATGGTAGACGTTGCCAAATTCTATATGGAATTTATTTGTGACGAATCCTGCGGTAAATGTTCTCCCTGCCGTATCGGTACTAAGAGAATGCTGGAAATCTTAACCCGCATTACCGAAGGTAATGGCACTATGCAGGACTTGGAAGAACTGGAAGAACTGGGCAAAACCGTAAAAGCAAACTCTCTTTGTGCATTGGGTCAGACTGCGGCAAACCCCATTATCTCCACCTTGACTCACTTTAAAGATGAATATTTAGCACATATTGTGGATAAACAATGTCCCGCAAAAGTATGTAAAAAACTCATTCAGTACACCATTGTGCAGGATAACTGTTTTGGTTGCGGAATGTGTGCAAAAGCTTGTCCTGTTGGTTGCATTGAGCAAACCGATTACACCGCACCCGGTAAGAAACTGAAATCTTATCAGATTGATGCTTCTAAGTGTGTGAAATGCGGTGCTTGTCTTGCAACCTGTAAGTTTAAAGCAATTATTCAGAAGTAA
- a CDS encoding 4Fe-4S dicluster domain-containing protein produces the protein MATVTIKIEGVSYQVEEGITILEAAKKCGYEIPSLCAFNHGECSNGSCRVCLVEVAGARGLVASCVYPVNEGMEIRISTPAAAEARRASVELLLSNHNQNCQQCDKNGQCELLHVASVTGAREGRYQGVKTPVTLDDLTPSIVRDTSKCILCGRCVARCENAHGMGILGFENRGFKTIVAPAENRSMKNSPCILCGQCVSVCPTGALMEKSEISKVDAAMKAGKHVVVQTAPAVRAALGEEFGMPVGTAVTGKMVAALKRLGFDKVYDTNFAADLTIMEEGTELLGRIKNGGVLPMITSCSPGWINYAEYNYGDLLPHLSSCKSPHQMQGAIIKSYYAERNGIDPKDIFVVSIMPCTAKKDEKEREQMQVDGIKDVDAVLTTRELARMIKRAGILFTRLPDEEFDQDLMGDYTGAGVIFGVTGGVMEAALRTVYFVLTGKEHDAIKFEAVRGFDGIREASLDINGTTVNVAIAHGMKNAKVLLDDIRAGKSKYHFIEIMGCPGGCIAGGGQPIIRSCFLPNEADDILDTYKEKRAKALYSEDERLTLRQSHNNPQIKQLYDEFLGEPNSHKAHELLHTTYSSRVGFND, from the coding sequence ATGGCTACTGTAACTATTAAAATTGAAGGCGTTTCCTATCAGGTAGAAGAAGGCATCACCATTTTGGAAGCTGCAAAAAAATGCGGTTATGAAATTCCTTCTTTGTGTGCATTTAATCACGGTGAGTGTTCCAACGGTTCCTGCCGTGTATGTTTAGTTGAAGTTGCAGGTGCAAGAGGATTGGTTGCTTCTTGTGTATATCCTGTGAATGAGGGAATGGAAATCCGTATTTCCACTCCCGCAGCAGCAGAAGCACGTCGTGCATCTGTGGAACTGTTATTATCCAACCACAATCAGAACTGTCAGCAGTGTGATAAGAACGGTCAATGTGAACTGCTGCACGTGGCATCGGTAACCGGTGCAAGAGAAGGCAGATATCAGGGCGTGAAAACTCCCGTGACCTTAGATGATTTAACCCCCTCCATCGTTCGTGATACATCAAAATGTATCCTTTGCGGACGTTGTGTGGCAAGATGTGAAAACGCTCACGGAATGGGTATCTTAGGCTTTGAAAACCGTGGCTTTAAAACCATTGTTGCACCGGCAGAAAACCGTTCTATGAAAAATTCTCCCTGTATCCTTTGCGGACAGTGTGTCAGCGTATGTCCCACCGGCGCTTTGATGGAAAAATCCGAAATTTCCAAAGTGGATGCTGCTATGAAAGCAGGAAAACACGTGGTGGTGCAGACTGCTCCCGCAGTTCGTGCCGCATTGGGTGAAGAATTCGGAATGCCCGTTGGCACCGCTGTGACCGGCAAAATGGTGGCTGCCTTAAAACGTTTAGGATTTGACAAAGTGTATGACACCAACTTTGCTGCCGACTTAACCATTATGGAAGAAGGTACTGAATTATTAGGCAGAATCAAAAACGGCGGCGTTCTTCCTATGATTACCTCCTGTTCTCCCGGATGGATTAACTATGCAGAATATAATTATGGTGATTTATTGCCTCATCTGTCCAGCTGTAAATCCCCCCATCAGATGCAGGGTGCCATTATTAAGTCTTACTATGCCGAAAGAAACGGTATTGACCCCAAAGATATTTTTGTGGTTTCCATTATGCCCTGTACTGCAAAGAAAGACGAAAAAGAAAGAGAACAAATGCAGGTGGATGGCATCAAAGATGTGGATGCAGTGTTAACCACCCGTGAACTTGCCCGTATGATTAAACGTGCAGGTATTCTGTTCACCCGTCTGCCCGACGAAGAATTCGACCAGGATTTAATGGGAGATTACACCGGTGCAGGTGTTATCTTCGGTGTTACCGGCGGTGTAATGGAAGCGGCACTTCGTACCGTATATTTTGTGTTGACCGGCAAAGAACATGATGCTATCAAATTTGAAGCGGTTCGTGGATTCGACGGCATCCGTGAAGCATCCTTGGATATCAACGGCACCACCGTAAACGTGGCAATTGCACACGGTATGAAAAACGCAAAAGTCTTGCTTGATGATATTCGTGCAGGCAAATCCAAATATCACTTTATTGAAATTATGGGTTGCCCCGGCGGATGTATTGCAGGTGGCGGTCAGCCGATTATCCGTTCCTGTTTCTTACCGAACGAAGCAGACGATATTTTGGATACCTACAAGGAAAAACGAGCAAAAGCGTTGTATAGCGAAGACGAAAGACTTACCTTACGTCAGTCTCACAACAACCCGCAGATTAAACAGCTCTATGATGAATTTTTGGGAGAACCCAATTCTCATAAAGCACACGAACTTCTGCATACGACTTATTCTTCTCGTGTAGGTTTTAACGATTAG